One Solirubrobacter pauli DNA segment encodes these proteins:
- a CDS encoding ABC transporter ATP-binding protein: protein MTRRDDLIRRWRATSGRARKLRGLIVLLSPYRGRVALMFLSLIIATAAALAPPPLAKLAIDSGIVPKDMAALTWIVVAFLVSAVAYWAATYAQTYLVGWIGQRALQDLRIQLFQHLQGMSVGFYSRRRAGVLISRMSNDVEALDTLVSDGIVTLFGSSLTLIGTAAILFALDPELALITYTVFPVLGIASFAFRIISADAYRATREKVAAITAYLQETLSGIRVVRTFAQEPRHLRRFEELNEENRGANMKTVNLNAAYFPGVELLSAVATAGILFYGGVQALNGEITIGVLVAFLAALNNFFDPIQQLSQLYTTYQAGMAALDKIFELLDEEPDLADAPHATVLPRLRGEIVLDDVSFSYGGDAYALRDVTLTVPPGQTVALVGTTGAGKSTFAKLVARFYDPTSGSVRVDGHDLRDVTAASLRSQMGIVPQEAFLFSGTIADNIAFGRPDASAEEVRAAAAAVGADDFIAGLEHGYDTPVGERGVQLSAGQRQLVAFARALVADPRILVLDEATSNVDVHTESKIEAGLRRLLAGRTAIVIAHRLSTIERAGQIVVMEHGRIVEQGTHAELLAAGGHYWRLHEDWREQAAA from the coding sequence GTGACGCGTCGCGACGATCTGATCCGGCGCTGGCGCGCCACGTCCGGCCGCGCCCGCAAGCTGCGCGGCCTGATCGTGCTGCTGTCGCCGTACCGCGGGCGCGTGGCGCTGATGTTCCTGTCGCTGATCATCGCCACCGCCGCGGCCCTGGCGCCGCCGCCGCTGGCCAAGCTCGCGATCGACAGCGGCATCGTCCCGAAGGACATGGCCGCGCTGACGTGGATCGTCGTCGCGTTCCTCGTGTCCGCGGTCGCCTACTGGGCCGCGACCTACGCGCAGACCTACCTCGTCGGCTGGATCGGCCAGCGAGCGCTGCAGGACCTGCGGATCCAGCTGTTCCAGCACCTGCAGGGCATGTCGGTCGGCTTCTACTCGCGCCGGCGCGCCGGCGTGCTGATCTCGCGCATGTCCAATGACGTTGAGGCGCTGGACACGCTCGTCAGCGACGGGATCGTGACCTTGTTCGGCTCCTCGCTGACCCTGATCGGCACCGCCGCGATCCTGTTCGCGCTCGACCCCGAGCTCGCGCTGATCACCTACACCGTCTTCCCCGTGCTCGGCATCGCGTCGTTCGCGTTCCGGATCATCTCCGCGGACGCCTACCGGGCCACGCGCGAGAAGGTCGCGGCGATCACCGCCTACCTGCAGGAGACGCTGTCGGGCATCCGCGTCGTGCGGACGTTCGCGCAGGAGCCGCGCCACCTGCGCCGCTTCGAGGAGCTCAACGAGGAGAACCGCGGCGCGAACATGAAGACGGTCAACCTCAACGCCGCGTACTTCCCGGGCGTGGAGCTGCTGTCGGCCGTCGCCACCGCCGGGATCCTGTTCTACGGCGGCGTCCAGGCGCTCAACGGCGAGATCACGATCGGCGTGCTCGTCGCCTTCCTCGCGGCGCTGAACAACTTCTTCGACCCGATCCAACAGCTCAGCCAGCTGTACACGACCTACCAGGCGGGGATGGCGGCGCTGGACAAGATCTTCGAGCTGCTCGACGAGGAGCCCGACCTCGCGGACGCGCCGCACGCGACCGTCCTGCCCCGCCTGCGCGGCGAGATCGTCCTCGACGACGTCTCCTTCTCCTACGGCGGCGATGCCTACGCGCTGCGCGACGTGACGCTGACGGTCCCGCCCGGCCAGACCGTCGCGCTCGTCGGCACGACCGGCGCCGGCAAGTCGACGTTCGCCAAGCTCGTCGCCCGCTTCTACGACCCGACGAGCGGCAGCGTGCGCGTGGACGGCCACGACCTGCGCGACGTCACCGCCGCCTCGCTGCGCTCGCAGATGGGGATCGTGCCGCAGGAGGCGTTCCTGTTCAGCGGCACGATCGCCGACAACATCGCGTTCGGGCGCCCCGACGCGTCAGCCGAGGAAGTGCGGGCGGCGGCCGCGGCCGTGGGTGCCGACGACTTCATCGCCGGGCTGGAACACGGCTACGACACGCCGGTCGGCGAGCGCGGCGTCCAGCTCTCGGCGGGGCAGCGGCAGCTCGTCGCGTTCGCGCGGGCGCTGGTCGCCGATCCGCGGATCCTCGTCCTCGACGAGGCCACGTCCAACGTCGACGTCCACACCGAGTCCAAGATCGAAGCCGGCCTGCGGCGGCTGCTCGCAGGCCGGACGGCGATCGTCATCGCGCACCGGCTCTCCACGATCGAGCGGGCGGGCCAGATCGTGGTCATGGAGCACGGGCGGATCGTGGAGCAGGGCACGCATGCCGAGCTCCTGGCGGCGGGTGGGCACTACTGGCGCCTCCACGAGGACTGGCGCGAGCAGGCCGCGGCCTAG
- a CDS encoding ABC transporter ATP-binding protein — MHTFGRLLGFLRPYKSGVIWSLVLAAAAMVCTVAIPWLTGRAVDQIEAKDRDGLRNLAIAVVVVAVGRLALSVARRLVAGRVSLAIEYDLRTLLYSHLQKLELGFFAGQQTGQLMSRATVDLSSVRFFLGYGLVFILQSALTILLGAVAMFILSPGLAALALIPVPFVVVVATRYGRRSRPALQEVQQRIAEVTADVEENISGVRVVKAFAAEPRQLTRFRGNVARVFDQSMIATRLRAFYNPFLAFLPQLGLAVILLVGGRQVMNGTLTLGDFTAFYTYLLMLIGPMRMLGVALGLAQRASASGARLFEILDREPTIVSGASPLPAGNGRVELRDVTFGYGSGPDALRDVSLEVEPGSTVALVGATGSGKTTLVQLLSRLYDPTSGSVRIDGADVRDVDLVSLRREIAVVDDDPFLFSDTVAGNIAYGRPDATLDEIRHAAERAQAAGFIDELPDGYDTRVGERGLTLSGGQRQRIAIGRALLADPRILILDDATSSVDATTEREIKAALREAMEGRTTFVIAHRLSTIALADDIVVLEKGRVVARGSHEELLTRSPLYHEIATKGLVDQVCLNEAKVAGL, encoded by the coding sequence GTGCACACCTTTGGTCGACTCCTCGGTTTCCTGCGCCCGTACAAGTCGGGTGTCATCTGGTCGCTCGTGCTCGCGGCGGCCGCGATGGTCTGCACCGTCGCGATCCCGTGGCTGACGGGCCGCGCCGTCGACCAGATCGAGGCGAAGGACCGCGACGGCCTGCGCAACCTCGCGATCGCCGTCGTCGTGGTGGCGGTCGGGCGCCTGGCGCTGTCCGTCGCCCGCCGGCTGGTCGCCGGGCGCGTCTCGCTCGCGATCGAGTACGACCTGCGCACGCTCCTGTACAGCCACCTGCAGAAGCTGGAGCTCGGCTTCTTCGCCGGCCAGCAGACCGGCCAGCTGATGTCGCGCGCGACCGTCGACCTGTCCTCGGTGCGCTTCTTCCTCGGCTACGGCCTCGTCTTCATCCTGCAGTCGGCGCTGACGATCCTGCTCGGCGCGGTCGCGATGTTCATCCTCTCCCCCGGGCTCGCCGCGCTCGCGCTCATCCCCGTCCCGTTCGTGGTCGTCGTCGCCACGCGCTACGGCCGCCGCTCGCGCCCCGCCCTGCAGGAGGTCCAGCAGCGGATCGCCGAGGTCACGGCGGACGTCGAGGAGAACATCTCCGGCGTGCGCGTCGTGAAGGCGTTCGCCGCCGAGCCGCGCCAGCTCACCCGGTTCCGCGGCAACGTCGCGCGCGTGTTCGACCAGTCGATGATCGCGACGCGGCTGCGCGCCTTCTACAACCCGTTCCTCGCCTTCCTACCGCAGCTCGGCCTGGCCGTGATCCTGCTCGTCGGCGGCCGCCAGGTGATGAACGGGACGCTGACGCTCGGCGACTTCACCGCGTTCTACACGTACCTGCTGATGTTGATCGGCCCGATGCGGATGCTCGGCGTCGCGCTCGGCCTCGCCCAGCGCGCGAGCGCGTCCGGCGCCCGCCTGTTCGAGATCCTCGACCGTGAGCCGACGATCGTCAGCGGCGCGTCGCCGCTCCCCGCCGGCAACGGCCGGGTCGAGCTGCGCGACGTCACGTTCGGCTACGGCTCCGGCCCCGACGCCCTGCGCGACGTCAGCCTGGAGGTGGAGCCGGGTTCCACGGTCGCGCTCGTCGGCGCCACCGGCTCGGGCAAGACGACCCTCGTCCAGCTCCTCTCGCGCCTGTACGACCCGACGAGCGGCTCCGTGCGGATCGACGGCGCCGACGTGCGCGACGTCGACCTCGTCTCCCTCCGCCGCGAGATCGCGGTCGTGGACGACGACCCGTTCCTGTTCAGCGACACCGTCGCGGGCAACATCGCCTACGGGCGACCGGACGCGACGCTCGACGAGATCCGGCACGCCGCCGAGCGCGCCCAGGCCGCCGGCTTCATCGACGAGCTGCCCGACGGCTACGACACCCGCGTGGGCGAGCGCGGCCTGACCCTCAGCGGCGGCCAGCGCCAGCGGATCGCGATCGGCCGCGCGCTGCTCGCCGACCCGCGCATCCTCATCCTCGACGACGCCACCTCGTCGGTGGACGCCACGACCGAGCGCGAGATCAAGGCCGCCCTACGCGAGGCGATGGAGGGCCGCACCACGTTCGTGATCGCCCACCGCCTCTCGACGATCGCGCTCGCCGACGACATCGTCGTGCTCGAGAAGGGCCGCGTCGTCGCGCGCGGCTCGCACGAGGAGCTGCTCACGCGCTCGCCGCTCTACCACGAGATCGCGACCAAGGGCCTCGTCGACCAGGTGTGCCTGAACGAGGCGAAGGTGGCGGGGCTGTGA
- a CDS encoding glycoside hydrolase family 3 N-terminal domain-containing protein, translating into MPSPPVVRRRRAAVLSAAALALVTGAAIGAGGSDEAPTPREVSEVVGTPEPVATPDATVAPDKDPVDELSLKQQVGQLVVLRFQGTTAPRYVKDALKNRWTSGAILFGDNITDAAQLKRLTRSLRKASGDVTPIICTDQEGGDIRNLKWAPPQVGQARQVPGRDAKAAAQVLKAHGLNVTLAPVADVPSVPNAAMGGRAFSTDATTAARATKAAIEGWRAGGVAATAKHFPGLGGTATNTDQGSASIAGGPTAKDLEPFKAAIAAKVPLIMSSNARYPRLDASRIAAQSPKVLDGLLRKQLKYQGVIITDSIEAAAVRATGETEEIAVRSVKAGNDIVLTTGQQSWLRAFRALVAEAQRSKAFRERVRTSASRVLALQRALS; encoded by the coding sequence GTGCCGTCGCCGCCCGTCGTTCGCCGCCGCCGCGCGGCGGTGCTCTCCGCCGCCGCGCTCGCGCTCGTCACCGGCGCGGCCATCGGCGCCGGCGGCAGCGACGAGGCGCCCACGCCGCGTGAGGTCTCCGAGGTGGTCGGCACGCCCGAGCCCGTCGCCACGCCCGACGCGACCGTGGCGCCGGACAAGGACCCCGTCGACGAGCTCAGCCTCAAGCAGCAGGTGGGGCAGCTGGTGGTGCTGCGGTTCCAGGGGACGACCGCGCCCAGGTACGTCAAGGACGCGCTGAAGAACCGGTGGACGTCCGGTGCGATCCTGTTCGGGGACAACATCACGGACGCGGCGCAGCTCAAGCGGCTGACGCGGTCGTTGCGGAAGGCGAGCGGGGACGTCACGCCGATCATCTGCACGGACCAGGAAGGCGGGGACATCCGCAACCTGAAGTGGGCGCCGCCGCAGGTCGGGCAGGCGCGGCAGGTGCCGGGCCGGGACGCGAAGGCCGCCGCGCAGGTGCTGAAGGCGCACGGGCTGAACGTCACGCTCGCGCCGGTCGCAGACGTGCCGAGCGTCCCGAACGCGGCCATGGGCGGGCGCGCGTTCTCCACCGACGCGACCACCGCGGCGCGAGCCACGAAGGCGGCGATCGAGGGCTGGCGGGCCGGCGGCGTCGCGGCGACCGCGAAGCACTTCCCCGGGCTCGGCGGGACGGCCACGAACACGGATCAGGGGTCGGCCAGCATCGCGGGCGGGCCGACGGCCAAGGACCTGGAGCCGTTCAAGGCGGCGATCGCGGCCAAGGTGCCGCTGATCATGAGCTCGAACGCGCGCTACCCGCGGCTGGACGCCAGCCGGATCGCCGCGCAGTCGCCCAAGGTGCTCGACGGGCTGCTGCGCAAGCAGCTCAAGTACCAGGGGGTGATCATCACGGACTCGATCGAGGCGGCGGCGGTCCGCGCCACCGGCGAGACGGAGGAGATCGCCGTGCGGTCGGTCAAGGCCGGCAACGACATCGTGCTCACCACCGGCCAGCAGTCGTGGCTGCGCGCGTTCCGGGCGCTGGTGGCGGAGGCGCAGCGCTCGAAGGCTTTCCGCGAGCGCGTGCGGACGTCCGCTTCCCGGGTGCTCGCGCTCCAGCGCGCGCTCTCGTGA
- a CDS encoding metal-binding protein, with the protein MASSRPRKTTETYRLLGPDGVPYESTTPGLLGGHSRQKVYGRLDCGVALSFLRRGFEPKFRVFFADEATAVAAGYRPCGACMRAEYRAWKAARGG; encoded by the coding sequence GTGGCGAGTTCAAGACCCCGCAAGACGACTGAGACGTACCGGCTGCTCGGGCCGGACGGCGTGCCCTACGAAAGCACGACGCCCGGCCTGCTCGGCGGCCACTCCCGCCAGAAGGTCTACGGCCGCCTGGACTGCGGCGTGGCGCTGTCCTTCCTCCGCCGCGGGTTCGAGCCGAAGTTCCGCGTGTTCTTCGCCGACGAGGCGACGGCCGTGGCGGCGGGCTACCGACCGTGCGGTGCGTGCATGCGGGCGGAGTACCGCGCGTGGAAGGCCGCGCGCGGCGGCTAG
- a CDS encoding VOC family protein — protein sequence MSKRYVHTCVRVLDPDASVAFYEALGYERRGKLQFETAYNIYMGLPGDSDTLELTVNIGREEPYDLGDGYNHIALTVDDLDALLEELAKIGVEPEKPPFAPGGRPEIGRICFVQDPDGYRIELIDGGEFKTPQDD from the coding sequence ATGTCCAAGCGCTATGTCCACACGTGCGTGCGGGTGCTCGATCCGGACGCCTCGGTCGCCTTCTACGAGGCCCTCGGCTACGAGCGTCGCGGCAAGCTCCAGTTCGAGACGGCCTACAACATCTACATGGGCCTCCCGGGTGACTCGGACACCCTCGAGCTCACGGTCAACATCGGCCGCGAAGAGCCCTACGACCTCGGCGACGGCTACAACCACATCGCCCTCACGGTCGACGACCTCGACGCGTTGTTGGAAGAGCTGGCGAAGATCGGCGTCGAGCCCGAGAAGCCGCCCTTCGCCCCTGGAGGACGCCCCGAGATCGGCCGCATCTGCTTCGTCCAGGACCCGGACGGATACAGGATCGAGCTGATCGACGGTGGCGAGTTCAAGACCCCGCAAGACGACTGA
- a CDS encoding STAS domain-containing protein, producing the protein MQGFGLMIEELDAGAVRIALRGELDLAHAYTFDEELRRVEDMRPTTVVLDLRKLTFLDSCGLARLLAARRRARRSGHRLLLVRGPATIQRLFALSAVDEAFEMVSELPEALTAASGHPPA; encoded by the coding sequence ATGCAGGGTTTCGGCCTCATGATCGAGGAGCTGGACGCTGGTGCGGTGCGGATCGCGCTGCGGGGGGAACTGGATCTCGCGCACGCGTACACGTTCGACGAGGAGCTGCGGCGCGTCGAGGACATGCGGCCGACGACCGTCGTGCTCGACCTGCGCAAGCTCACCTTCCTGGATTCGTGCGGGCTCGCGCGGCTCCTGGCGGCCCGGCGGCGCGCCCGCCGCTCCGGCCACCGGCTGCTGCTGGTGCGCGGGCCGGCGACGATTCAGCGGCTGTTCGCGCTGTCCGCGGTCGATGAGGCGTTCGAGATGGTGAGCGAGCTGCCGGAGGCGCTCACGGCAGCCAGCGGTCACCCGCCGGCGTGA
- a CDS encoding SDR family NAD(P)-dependent oxidoreductase, protein MPSIVVLGARNLGGAILSHHLSNGWQGAAVARSAETLETVRAAGGLPLEADASDPASLRAALERARAELGPIDVIVNAVSAARPTKPGPFGGGTLREASVEDFRGWTGAVAEQAFVFLSEGVRVGAKTLIQVTGGSARRAMAGRGLWAAGAHATKALVHAAAQELREDGVHVALLVVDATIDSPKTAAMTAGRDENETADQAQIARAVEYLAGQSPRAYTHELVVTPAGDRWLP, encoded by the coding sequence ATGCCTTCGATCGTCGTGCTCGGCGCCCGCAATCTCGGTGGCGCGATCCTCTCGCACCACCTGTCCAACGGCTGGCAGGGCGCGGCGGTCGCGCGGTCGGCGGAGACGCTGGAGACCGTCCGGGCCGCGGGCGGGCTGCCGCTGGAGGCCGACGCGTCCGACCCGGCGTCGCTGCGGGCGGCATTGGAGCGTGCCCGCGCCGAGCTCGGCCCGATCGACGTGATCGTCAACGCGGTGTCCGCGGCGCGGCCGACCAAGCCTGGGCCGTTCGGCGGCGGCACGCTGCGCGAGGCGAGCGTCGAGGACTTCCGCGGCTGGACGGGTGCCGTCGCCGAGCAGGCGTTCGTGTTCCTGAGCGAGGGCGTGCGCGTGGGCGCGAAGACGCTGATCCAGGTGACGGGCGGGAGCGCGCGGCGCGCGATGGCCGGCCGGGGGCTGTGGGCGGCGGGTGCGCACGCGACGAAGGCGCTGGTCCACGCCGCGGCGCAGGAGCTGCGCGAGGACGGCGTGCACGTGGCGCTGCTGGTCGTCGACGCGACGATCGACTCCCCCAAGACCGCCGCGATGACCGCGGGGCGCGACGAGAACGAGACCGCCGACCAGGCGCAGATCGCCCGGGCCGTGGAGTACCTGGCGGGGCAGTCGCCCCGCGCCTACACCCACGAGCTGGTCGTCACGCCGGCGGGTGACCGCTGGCTGCCGTGA
- a CDS encoding DMT family transporter yields the protein MSRALVWTLYAALVLVWSSTWVVIAVGLEDVAPFFGAGIRFSLAGVGVLVAAVALGRSLRTDFLLSALVGVLPFATCYGLIYWAEQYVTSGLAAVLFGVLPLYVALLAAIFLPNEPLRPRLIVGVLIALSGLVLAFSESLDLGTGEHTALAALAVVCSPIASAIGNIAIKKRSEGLDALVMNGWAMITGGVLLLAVSAPTEDWGATEWSAASIGSILYLAVLGTGFTFVTLTILLRELPAVTTSFISMIIPFGALALGAIFRDEPVTALAVFGAMLVVAGIVVAQFRFARMR from the coding sequence ATGTCGCGCGCTTTGGTCTGGACGCTGTACGCCGCCTTGGTCCTCGTGTGGTCGAGCACGTGGGTCGTGATCGCGGTCGGGTTGGAGGATGTCGCCCCGTTCTTCGGGGCCGGGATCCGGTTCTCGCTGGCGGGCGTCGGCGTGCTCGTCGCCGCCGTCGCGCTCGGGCGCTCGCTGCGCACGGACTTTTTGCTGTCGGCGCTCGTGGGCGTGCTGCCGTTCGCGACGTGCTACGGGCTCATCTACTGGGCCGAGCAGTACGTGACCTCCGGCCTGGCGGCGGTCCTGTTCGGCGTGCTGCCGCTCTACGTGGCGCTGCTGGCGGCGATCTTCCTGCCGAACGAGCCCTTGCGGCCACGGCTGATCGTGGGCGTGCTGATCGCGCTGAGCGGGCTGGTGCTGGCGTTCAGCGAGTCGCTGGACCTCGGCACGGGTGAGCACACGGCGCTCGCCGCGCTGGCCGTGGTCTGCTCGCCGATCGCGTCGGCGATCGGGAACATCGCGATCAAGAAGCGGAGCGAAGGGCTCGATGCGCTGGTGATGAACGGCTGGGCGATGATCACCGGCGGCGTGCTGCTGCTGGCGGTGAGCGCTCCGACCGAGGACTGGGGCGCCACCGAGTGGTCGGCGGCGTCGATCGGCTCGATCCTCTACCTTGCCGTGCTCGGCACCGGCTTCACGTTCGTGACGCTGACGATCCTGCTGCGCGAGCTGCCGGCGGTGACGACGTCGTTCATCTCGATGATCATCCCGTTCGGGGCGTTGGCCCTGGGGGCGATCTTCCGCGACGAGCCGGTGACGGCGCTGGCGGTGTTCGGCGCGATGCTGGTCGTGGCGGGCATCGTGGTCGCGCAGTTCCGGTTTGCGAGGATGCGCTGA
- a CDS encoding LLM class flavin-dependent oxidoreductase, producing MRVALMIEGQEDVTWEDWVALADACERSGIEALFRSDHYLSVMGEGERGALDAWAVINALAARTTTLRLGTMVSPTSFRHPSVLARLAIAADHVSGGRIELGMGTGWSEVEHTASGFPFLSMKERMDVLEEQLEIVHDGYFGDGEAFSFKGEHYELTDLKARPRPVQTPHPPLIMGGAAGPRAARLAARYADEYNTVMPTLDEIRERKANIDAACAKAGREPIPFTVMTAASVGKDHPDATETWINGSVEQVKQRLAELEQAGVSGVYLQMQDHRDIAMVELIGRELA from the coding sequence GTGAGAGTCGCCCTGATGATCGAAGGCCAAGAAGACGTGACCTGGGAGGACTGGGTCGCGCTGGCCGATGCCTGCGAGCGCTCCGGGATCGAAGCGCTGTTCCGGTCCGACCACTACCTGAGCGTGATGGGGGAGGGCGAGCGCGGCGCGCTCGACGCCTGGGCCGTCATCAACGCGCTCGCCGCCCGGACCACGACGTTGCGCCTCGGCACGATGGTCTCGCCGACGAGCTTCCGCCACCCGTCGGTGCTCGCGCGGCTCGCGATCGCCGCCGACCACGTGTCCGGCGGCCGGATCGAGCTCGGGATGGGCACGGGCTGGAGCGAGGTCGAGCACACCGCGTCCGGCTTCCCGTTCCTGTCGATGAAGGAGCGCATGGACGTGCTGGAGGAGCAGCTCGAGATCGTCCACGACGGCTACTTCGGTGATGGTGAGGCGTTCAGCTTCAAGGGCGAGCACTACGAGCTGACCGACCTCAAGGCCCGCCCGCGCCCGGTGCAGACGCCGCACCCGCCGCTGATCATGGGCGGCGCCGCCGGGCCGCGCGCCGCGCGCCTCGCCGCCCGTTACGCCGACGAGTACAACACGGTGATGCCGACGCTCGACGAGATCCGCGAGCGCAAGGCCAACATCGATGCGGCGTGCGCGAAGGCCGGCCGCGAGCCGATCCCGTTCACGGTCATGACCGCGGCGTCCGTCGGCAAGGACCACCCGGACGCCACGGAGACGTGGATCAACGGGTCCGTGGAGCAGGTCAAGCAGCGGTTGGCCGAGCTCGAGCAGGCGGGCGTGTCCGGCGTCTACCTGCAGATGCAGGACCACCGCGATATCGCGATGGTCGAGCTGATCGGCCGGGAATTGGCATGA
- a CDS encoding alpha/beta fold hydrolase: MAEAFARVGEIDICYETFGDPSDPAMLLIMGLGTQMLAWHEDFCEQLAARGYFVIRHDNRDIGRSSRLDDLPVPTLKQLALRSRSAAAYTLSDMARDSVGVLDHLGIERAHIVGASMGGMIAQRVAIEHPERTLSLVSIMSNSGDFWHGQPALTMYAVLLRPAPKEREKYIEHGVQMFTKLGGTGWEPDVEDLRDIATRAYDRGHNPRGSSRQLGAIVADPDRAPELRKLKVPATVIHGAEDRLVRPSGGRATARAIPGATLVEINGMGHGLPRGAWPQIIGAITQTAERANVSRAAGSAPPRATAAG, translated from the coding sequence ATGGCCGAAGCGTTCGCCAGGGTGGGCGAGATCGACATCTGCTACGAGACGTTCGGGGACCCGTCGGACCCCGCGATGCTGCTGATCATGGGCCTCGGCACGCAGATGCTGGCCTGGCACGAGGACTTCTGCGAGCAGCTCGCGGCCCGCGGCTACTTCGTCATCCGGCACGACAACCGCGACATCGGCCGCTCCTCGCGACTGGACGACCTTCCGGTGCCGACGCTCAAGCAGCTCGCCCTGCGCTCGCGGAGCGCCGCGGCCTACACGCTCAGCGACATGGCGCGCGACAGCGTCGGCGTGCTCGACCACCTCGGGATCGAGCGGGCGCACATCGTCGGCGCCTCGATGGGCGGCATGATCGCCCAGCGCGTCGCGATCGAGCACCCCGAACGCACGCTCTCGCTCGTGTCGATCATGTCCAACTCCGGCGACTTCTGGCACGGCCAGCCGGCGCTGACGATGTACGCGGTGCTGCTGCGCCCCGCCCCGAAGGAGCGCGAGAAGTACATCGAGCACGGCGTGCAGATGTTCACCAAGCTCGGCGGCACGGGCTGGGAGCCCGACGTCGAGGACCTGCGCGACATCGCCACGCGTGCCTACGACCGCGGGCACAACCCGCGCGGCTCGTCCCGTCAGCTGGGCGCGATCGTCGCCGACCCCGACCGGGCGCCGGAGCTGCGCAAGCTCAAGGTCCCCGCGACCGTCATCCACGGCGCCGAGGACCGGCTCGTCCGGCCCTCGGGCGGGCGGGCCACGGCGCGGGCGATCCCCGGCGCGACGCTCGTGGAGATCAACGGCATGGGCCACGGCCTGCCGCGCGGCGCGTGGCCGCAGATCATCGGCGCGATCACGCAGACGGCCGAGCGGGCGAACGTCAGCCGAGCAGCAGGATCAGCACCACCACGAGCAACAGCAGCAGGATGA